The genomic DNA GTGAGTGTGGAGGTAGGGTAGGCAGTGGATTCCAGTCCAGAAGCTTGGCACATGACTGTTACCAGCCCTCCACTGACCTAAAACCTTCATGCCTTCATGCCCTTCTGGGCCCTAACATGGGgaaagagtgagtgagtgtgtgtgagtgtgtgtgtgtgtgtgtgtgtgtgtgtgtgtgtgtgtgtgtaggaaagcAGGGATGTACAAAGGTTGGGGCTAATAGTTTCCCAAAGGGGTAAGCTTTGTGTCTTCAGCACTCTGGTGCTGGGAGAATGGTGTGGTGGACGAACAGAGAAGCCCCTCATGTGCTGAGTAGCTCTAGGATGCCAGACTGatagccccccccaccccccacctgtgGCCTGCACCATGGTCCACACTTTGGGTTGTAATCCTCAAAACTGCCTGAAGTGGAGGGCATGGGCCTTTGCAGAAGATCCCTGGGTTGGATCTTTCCAAAGACAGCCTGGCCTGGTTACTTGGAGGGTCATTAGCATCTAccaatgtcctcctctccctcactCCATCATGAAGTGTCACTACTAGCTTGCTTCCAGTCCCTCTTCCTGTCCCAGGCTTTTAAgctcttggtctcctttcttcctgtaaGCTCAGCTGAGCCTGTGTCTGCATATAGATGTCTGCTCAGTCACTTTGTGGAGGAAGTCTTCCCTGCTGTCCCTAGTACCCTCAGTGTCCCCTTTGTGTCATGTAGCAGTTATGATTGTGTATCCATTGGTGACTGCCTTTCAGCCTCTTGACTAAGTGCCCTAGAAAAGCAGCATTGCTCACATCTGAACTTCAGACCCTGGCATTAAACAGGAGGCAGTGAAACATCTGATGAGAGAAGAAAGGATAATATGAGCTTTGTCTACCTCTCATCAGCTGAGGTTCCTTCTCCATCCCAAGGCACTACAGTCTTCTTAGATTGTCTTACAACAATAACAACATTCCCAACagaggctagagaggtggctcagtggttaagagagtttctgttcttccagaggacctgaggtctgttcctagcacccatgtcacaCAACTGCCTAGAATTTTAGCTCCAGGGTActcaatgcctctggcctctttaGGGCACctgcacgcatgtgcacacacatgcagacacactcCCTACACATAATTCaacacataacaaaaacaaaattaaaagcctTCCAATGACAGCCTGGTTAGCCACACACAGCCTGAATACAGATGCGCACTGACTTATGATAGGGTTACAGGCCGATAAAACCATGGTGAGTTGAAAATAATATAGGTCAAGAGTGTGCTGGGTGTATATAACCTACAGAATGAGTCAGTTCAGGAATGTGCTGTTTACTGTCGTGATATGTGGATGACTAGAATGGCAGCTCCCTGTACCTCCTACTGATAGCCAGTAGAAAGGTCAAACTTCAAAATTCTAATTATGTTTTCTGTCACAGAATGCATATTGCTTCTGTATGGTACCATAAGGTCTAGAAATTCTTAGATTGGAaccttttataatttataaaatgaaatctaaGGACTctggatgtggctcagttggtagagtgctccATGAGCATATAAAGGCCTGTACCACAAAAACAAGTAAATTAGATGAAAATCTAAACATATCTCTTCTTCCTGGGCCCTCTTTGAATGGCTTCTGAGGCCTTTTGGATTTGAGTAGCTGTTGGCGGGCATCTGCCTGCCACGCCTCCTCCGCCTTCCCACCTTCCTTGATGTCACGCTAACAGCAGCACCCTCCCAGGTGTGCCGCACATGCTCACAGCTCCCACTTCTCCTATGCCAGGGCATTTttgccctccttcccctcttccaggGAGCCCAGAGCCCTCTTCTGTGCCCTCCTGGCTCCTTCATCCCAGACTCCATTTTTCTAGCTCAAACATCTTTCATGTTTGAGCCCCATGAGTAGTAAACAGAGAATGAATGAAGATCTCTTGTCTCATGCCTGCTTGGGCATATGCTGGACCATGTGGGACCTGAGAGGCTCCCCTCCTTTGTTTAAGATCCCCACCAATTTGGTCCTCAATACTCACCATCGAAGCTGCTGTTCCCCTTCTCCCCAGATGTTTCCAGTGGCTCCCATGAGGTCCTCTCTCCAGCCAGCTGTGTTTCTGTGGCCCAGTGGGTGTACAGCGTGCTATGCAGGGGCTAAAGACGGAGGAGACAGGAGGCTGGGGTGGGACAGGCTCTCTCTGGTGTCTTGTCTTCTAAGACACAGCAGAACTGTCGCCCAGTTGTTAATATGACAAAATATTCCCATAATGATTCTTAAGCAGCCAATGGCTGCTGTGAGTTGCCTGCTGCCTCAGATGCCTTGGACCCTCCCCTGCACCCTCCTATCCTTCCCTCTGACACGCCGCTAAAACATGATGCCTAGCACAGAAATCATCCTTCCTCACAGGTGGGTGTGGCTCACAAAGACTAAATCCTGGAGAGCTCAGAGACTAGAAGACAAAAGAACCCTGGAGTCTCTAAGGTGGAGAGTGGCCTGGGGCTTCCAGGACAGAAGGACAGGTCCTGTCAGAGCTCTGAGGATGGGGCTGCCTTCATGCCTACCTCACTCTGAACAGCCACAGGCACCAAGGCTGGCTGACACAATGCAGTGGACCCCAACAGCAGGTGAGGGGTAGAGGGTGCCCACACTTTCCATGGAGGACAGTTGGCTACAGAGAGCTTACTGAAGTTGAACTTGTAGGTAAACCTCTTGCCTTTGGTCTTGTGCAGGATCTTCTTATTGTAGTAATACCTAGAGAATTGAGGAAGGAAGAGACTCAGTGTCTCCTCCATCAGACTAGCAGGTACTGGAGGACACCAGCCATCTTCCCATAGCGAGGACATTTCCCAAGCACTGCCACGGTGGGAAGCAGCCAAGAGTGCCAGGAGCCACAGGCCTTTtccttgaactctgcctcttGTACTGTTGGCCACTGCTCACCTGAGGGCCCGGCTCAGCTTGTCATAGTTCATCTGTGGTTTGCACTTCCTGCGGCCCCAGAGGCGAGCCACTTCGTCTGGATCCTTGATGACAAACTCCCCATACTCTCCCTGCTGCCAGGCGATGACATGGCGGAACTCGTCCTTCTGCAGCAGTGCCAGGATGAAATGCCACAGCTGGATCTGCCTGGAGCCTGGCGACGACTCAGCTTTGTAGGCCCAATTGGGGAAGGCCAGACCTGGGGTAGGGGAGCGTGAGGGTCACCTGTTGTCCTCAGGCCCTGCCCAAGTCAACTTCAAGAGcatgggaaggaggcagggagtgTTACCTGAGATCCAGTAGTTGACAGGGGTGGTCAGGATGCCTTCCAGGAAGCAGTTACAGTGCATAGCGTATGGTAGGAGAGAAAGGGTTCAGTGTGGACCTCAGGCCTGCTGAAAGCAAGGGAAAGCATGGaggtaaggaaggaagaaaagagtcctGAACAGAAAAGGAGCTGACTTTCTTTGTGTGCATGGGAAGTCCAGCCTGTGGGGACCTCCTTGGCTCAGAGGCTACCCCCAGGTGGTAGCTGGGGTCAGAGCCCAAAGAGAAAAGGTTCTTCCATCCTGACCCAAGATGGAGGATTTAGACAGAGAGAAAAACTGGCCTTCAGGCTCAGCAggactttgtttttgagaagagaagaatgatttttttttctttactttgagTAGAGGAGCAGtggcaggcatacatacatacatacatacatacatacatacatacatacatactgctaacattttttggttgttttgagacaagttctcatgtAGTTCAAGCTGAGTCTCACACTACATAgctgaagctgaccttgaactcctgatcctgccgCCTTTACCATGTTAGTGTTGGGATttctggcatgcaccaccacacttgccCGCCCTCTCCCAATTCTGGTAACTCTACAACAATTTCACATTTGAAAAGGGTAgagatttttgtgttgttttcacCAAAACCCAAATGCCTGGTGCACAGTTGTCAATAAGTGATAGCTGgcagaataaatgaatattaatgaCTTTTCAATGGTCTCTTTTGTTGcgaatttaaaaaatgttatctcCTTCACTTCCGTCACCCCAAAACTATGTAGGATCtagtctttattttgtattttttcctccaAAAGTTGTCACCTCCTTTCAGGGTAGTTTAGGGGTAGCACCTACTTTTAGAGTCTCCCTCCTACAGCCTGGAGCCTGAGAGGGGAAGTGACAGCTTTGAGTGAATGGACAGATAGATAGGTGGCTTGAGAAGATGGGGCCAAGAAAGGCTACCTGGCTgagatcagaaactcaaggctTGTTTCTCCAGTCTTGTGCCTGTGCGCCAGGGAGGCAGACGAGTGTCTAGCCAGGGCCAGGGTTGTACCCTGCTGGGTCACACCCTTCCTGTGTTCTCAACATGGCTGCTGCTCCAAAGCTCCCGTGGCTCTGGATGCCTTTTTGACTCCATTCTCCTCTTGGTGGGAGGGAGCCTCAGCCCCTGCCCTGGGAGCTTCCTAGGCTATCCCAAGATTGGAGACAGCTTGGATGGGGCCAGCCTGGTACTGAGAATGGCTGATCCACACATCACAGATGCTCTTGTTGGGTAGTACCTCTTGGAAAAGGGAGTCTAGATCACTGACATCCCCTGGAGCGCAAAGATTCAGGGCTATCCCCAAAGAAGCTAGGCTAGCTAATGGTAAGCACAAGAGCAAGAAGCAAGAAGTGTAAGATCTTCATGAATCTGTGTGACATTTTTCTTCACTGAGATGCTAATCTCTATATAGTTCTCCTTTCAGCATATCTGCTGTTCAAGCCAGTGCTCAGTAGTATCAATTTTTTTGACAGCTATGTTCCTCCTGGAGCTCAGGAGCCCTGGCCATCTTGTTCAGTGCTGGCCATTTGGATTACATCTTGGCACCATGCTTTGTACTAGTAGGTGCTTACTGAATCATGGGTAAGAAAGGGGGTTCTCTGGGTGCATGTGGGGGAAGCAGGGAAAGGTTTTAGAACTATCCTCAGTAAGATAGGCTTGTCCAAGGGAGGCGAGGAGGCATTGAAGCAAACCTGGGTTGAGGAGAAGATGGTGCAAGATGCTGGCTTGTGGGATGTGAACAGTGTGCAAGAGGACTGAGGAAGGATAGGAGGGAGGGCCACGGAGCGGGATGAGGAGCCTGCTCTTGAGGTGGCCCAGGCAGGGACTCCCATGCTGGTGAGTTCAGCATGAAGGAAGTATTATTCTCAACTAGAACTTAATAGGTCTGGAGGGCACACAGACATCAGTGTGTAGCAACCTCCTACCATTCCAGAAAAGGCTTAAGAGAGAGAGGGTGACTTGACCAAGGCCCACCAGAGTGGCGACAATCACCCTCAGAACTGTCTCTATGGAGTGTCCCTAGGACTTGAAATCATGTCGCCTTTGGCAGTGTTTCTAGACTTCAGTGAGCATGAGAAGCATCTTAAGTCATTTCAAAATGAGGATCCTGATCACACGGGCCGGTGGGACCTATGACAGCACATGTCTAACATGCTATGCGGTATTGTGGCCATGTGTCCCCGGACTGTGGTCTGAGTGTCAGGAACCTCTCTGGCATAGTAGGTCTTAGAGGCCACTCTGAGCCCCAGCAGGGCTATAGAGCCTCCCCAAGGTCATTGACGGAGAAAAACTGGAAAGCAAGACCTCAGATCAAGATTCTAGTTGGACATGTGCACATGACTATAAagtcctgcactcaggaggcagaggcagggagatcatcCCAGgttgaggccagtgtgggctacatagagagttctaggacaacctgagttatatagtgagacctgaagaagaagaggaggaggaggagaaaagaaaagagtgatCCAGAGCTGAGGACATGTAGGATTAATGGTATGTATGTGTCCTAGAACTAGGCACATGCAGGGTCCCTAGCCCCTGCTTGTCCTCACACCTTcatgagaagagaaaggaaggaaggaaggaaggaaggaagaaggaaggaagcaagcaagcaagcaagcaagcaagcaagcaaggaagagaaaaagatttACACAGTCCAGCCATGGAGATAGGCAGGCTGCTGACCACTCCTCCCCTAcctgaaaaaagacaaaacagttgTGGGGCATGactgatcccagtacttggaaggcagaggcagaaggaacatgagttcaaggtcaacctcaactacacagcaaatttgaggccaatctgggctatatgagacctgccccaataaatgaatcaaaagacaaaccaaaacacaacATAAGCAAATGGCTCCCCAAACCCAAACATGCAACCAGCGTGGCATGCGGTTGGGGGAGACTGAATCCCCTGGTTTGGACACAGTAGCTTCCTACCCAGATGTGCCATGCTCATGAGTCCACAAGAAGCTTGCCAGTTCTGGGTGTGGGAAGCCTTAGTGTTAAGAAGTCCCGCCAACGGTCTCCTGAAaatccttcccttcctgcctgaGGCCCTGAGCTGACTGACAGTGGAGGCTTTCCAGAGAAGAGTAGCTCTACCACCATGGGTGTCGACTGTCTTTGTCACTTAACCGTAATTCCTTGTGTGTCACTTTTAACCAAAAACCTTGACGATTTATTAGTGTGTACCTGtgtaatgtgtacatgtgtgcatgcgtgtgtacctgtgcatggcatgtgtgtggaggtcagaggacaactctgtggagtctgTTCATTTTTGAAGTGGGTTTGAGGACctaactcaggtcaccaggcttgttcTGCAAGCAcctatctgctgagccatctagctgGTCCCCTGTGTCGCTGTAATCGACACGTTGGTGTGGAACTTCCCTGGCTGGGGGCATCCCACTCTGTGCCCTCCAACCTGTTCTCTGGGCCGGCTCTGGCTCTCTTGTGCCGTTAGCTGCACACTCAGATTGGCCGCATTCTATTTACCTGCAGCCCTGCAACACCCATGGCAAGATGAGCACAGTAGCTTACAAGATGAGCACTGGGAACCAGAAATCAAAGACTACCATAGCCCAGCCTGGAATGATCATCGTGGGTCTCAAAGCATGCTGTGCTTCTGGAAAGGCTACAGCAGCAAATCATTATTACCATCACCATTGTTCTGATTACTAATAATGTTGATCCCCTTGGCCAGCATAAGAGCTCATTACAACACAAGTAGGTTCTAGGTCATTATTTAATAAAAGCAGGATAGATAATGATGAAAACAATAGGGAGTAAGGCTTAAGCTCGGTGAGGAGCCAAATAAAACCTCCCAAGCTGCTTCACCTTTTCACACTTTCGGCCGATGTGACCTGGGACCGCCACGGGTTCAGGACAAGGTGCTCTTGTTAAGTTACTTCACTGATTCCTCACAATAACCTCTTGAAGTTGGTATTGGCTACATTTTGTaagctgaggaaacagaggcTCAAAGAGATTAAGAGACTTGCTTAAGATCCTGCCAAGTGGTGGAGCTAGATGGAAACAGGTCTGTCTGACTCCAGGCTCGGAGCTGTAATTGGTCAACAAGGGCAGAAGAGCTGAAACTCGGAGGAGAGAGGCAAGGCTGGCAGGAGGCCCTTGCCTCAAAGGAGACTGTCCAACCAAGCCCAGGATGTGGGCTCTTGTCCAGAAAAAATTTCAACAGTAGCTCCAGAAAGGCAGAGGCCAGGCACCCAGTGAGCAAAGCATGAGAAAGATAggagcacacagacagacacatagatagagaaactcacacagatacatacatatagacagacacacataaacatacacatacatgcagacatgaaTGCACATATACAGACTTGGACATACACgcagacacccacacccacacagagacacatagagatgcacacagacatagacacatagacagacagacacacaaatgcatacacagagatacataaaggcatacatgaacacatgcacacagtcataCCCATAGAGACACACAAGACATATACACATaggtatacacacagacacacatatacaaacagatagacacacacagacacacaaagactcatacacagagacacacacaggcacatacacacagaaacacacacagacacatacatacacagagacatatataggcatacatggacacatacataaaacacacacagacatatacacagatacatacacacagacatacacagagacacatacacacagagactcacata from Cricetulus griseus strain 17A/GY chromosome 1 unlocalized genomic scaffold, alternate assembly CriGri-PICRH-1.0 chr1_0, whole genome shotgun sequence includes the following:
- the Etv3l gene encoding ETS translocation variant 3-like protein, coding for MHCNCFLEGILTTPVNYWISGLAFPNWAYKAESSPGSRQIQLWHFILALLQKDEFRHVIAWQQGEYGEFVIKDPDEVARLWGRRKCKPQMNYDKLSRALRYYYNKKILHKTKGKRFTYKFNFSKLSVANCPPWKVWAPSTPHLLLGSTALCQPALVPVAVQSEPLHSTLYTHWATETQLAGERTSWEPLETSGEKGNSSFDGFGSALGPGWQGSCCCFLNLQGDLPSVASFTPAPRLRCNWTHLSGPILPPFSSEQPLSGSSKPGPRLPGPLCMPGAWHFPGLPLLARLRQGTSERLQRRFLRPEELVVNPGPKGHLDSNEGLSSEILGLRPGKGTSMFHNPENLRAMWPLDPS